CGACACAATGTCAAGCCCAAGGGCTGTGGGTCTGGCAGCTTTCAAGACCTGTGCCTATTTGGTCTAAAAACATATCTAAGCCCAAGGTCATTGGGTTTGACAACTCCCTAGACTTGTGCTTAATTAGGCTCGGCACGTAGCCAGGCCTAAGGGTCCTAGGTCTAGCAGCTAGCCAACCTTATACACAATTAGGCTTGACATGCAATCAAGTCTACAGATATTGGGTTTAACAAATCATCAGACCTATACCCACTTAGGCTCGGCTCGCAGCCACACCCAAAAGCATTGTGCCTAGAAACGAGCTAGATTCATATCATTTGGGCCTGGCATTCTTCCAAGCCTAGGGATGTTGGGTATGGATGTAAACCCTAACCATATATTAATGGGTTATCGCCCTACCTTTCGACCTTCTAAACAAGAACTTAggcttaaaattcatttttcataaagtgctaaaaatatgatttatcaGTTGCCTCTCAAgtctttatatatttaatacgtAAAGATTTGAATGGTTTTTagcttttaataaaatatgttttaccTTCTTCATGTGTTAGATTATTACCTCAAACAAAGTTGTTGGGAGTTTTTTGACCAAGTGGTTTGCTCTAATTAAAACAGAGTTTCTTgggaagaaaaaacaacaacgtgcattaaatgcaataattggttgtttttttagagatttATGATGACATTAAGGTTTGTCCATCCAATAGCAAGGATAAAgagttatttcttttataaactCTAGTCACTTTTACTCTCATTCTTTCCTTTGACTTTCACTTTTAAAATTTCTCTAGTAAAAACAGATTGTTGAAGAAGCTTTGAGTGAGACTTATTCTTAATTGCAAGAAGAAactttgttatttgattttaggTGTTCCTCACCCTTAAAATACTTTATTCTTCCCTTTTGATAtttgatcataaaaaaacatagacttTAGAAGGGTTAGATTTGATCCTAGGAGTAAAGATTCTACTTTTTTTGGTGATGAATTTAGCTTCCAATCTAAAACTAGAAGAAGAAGTAAAGTGCAAGGGTCCATTAAACTGGATTCTAGAACTAAAAGGGGTGgaaccaaggttgtcaattccgttccgttccgtccggaatggccgaaacattccataccaattcaaaaaacggaacaaaacggaacaaatttcatctcattttaaatctcggtccgttccggattttttggctaaattccgcccgaaacgttccggttccattccacatgttccgttccgctcttgaaaagccattaaatcaaattgaaccttattcaatttaattaattaaaccacccaattataaaaagctcttttttattactattttctataacaataatattaataataacattgaaaattattattactattttcattaacaataatattaattttttaaaattagatttatcactaatatatatggtttatattcatgttgtttttttcatgtttatactttgtaggaatttgagcaaaataaggaatgctttagatttcattagctttaataacattgacctaattttatatttaaaatatttgtgttaaaacattttactttcataatattttgatattttgtttaagttgaattactttaagttaaagatctatttaatcttgactatttagaaatattttaaattttgaaattatatttgtttggcattgtgtttgtattgtataatttataattaatttatcttgaatttgaattatgtttgttgaatatatatatatatatatatatatatatatatatatatgaacagtacaaccccgaaacggcacgccgaaacactccgaaactgaaacattccgttccaattgaaaaaacgaaacacctaccgaaacggaattgacaaccttgggtGGAACTTTAACATCCACCTTTAGAAAGGGGAAGGTAGTTCCCAGCCCTATAGTGGTCCCTCTCCCACTACCTCTAAAGAACCTCAGGGGAGAGAGAGGTTGCCTCAAACCCATGAGGgcattaagagtgtgtttgttaTTATGGTAGTTGTTGTggttgtagtttgaaaaaagttgttttataaaaaatacttttagttgaggttggtttgaaaaaatatatgtttggttaaaactgtggttgaaattgaggttgaacaaaaagtagtttaatgtgtttggttaaaagaatgttttttaaattaaggttataaaataattaatatatatatatatatattaactactAATTATTAcaccatgaaataaataatattgatatcaaatattttttattattccattaaactatgtgcaatTTCATTATGTAAGAAATCTACCAAGCaaggactatatttttcatggtttcttaagcgcgcagcaacaaaaactgaattttttgttacgtcatcaaacaatctccttctaattttttgaataaaacacaaaaaaacacaatttttttcacTGTGAACAGTGCCAATTGAATAACACTGTTCACTTCAAGAACATTGTTCACTGCAAGAAGTGAATAGTGCCTAGGTGAATTAATTCACCTGGGCATTAGATGCGGACGCGTGAGAAGCAGCTGAGAGCTGCTTCTCACAAAACAACGTTTTTAACCGGCCCCACGTATACAGTAattcatgttttattgttacCAAACGCTTTGTTTACGCGGTTTGAGTTAAAAGCAGCCGCAACCGCGTAAACAAACGGACTGTAAGCCTAACATCCTAAACATAGAGCAAGTGGCTTGTGTGAATTGTCGGTAGTTAGAAGACTATGTGGCTAAACTGTCTGTTAGAACTAAAAGGATTAGTCAATTGACCTCAGCCACCTCTCGGAGGCGTTGTGAAATCACTTCCCCCTTGTGCGTATACAAGTTGGGGTACTCTTTCCCTCTTCAAGAATTTGTAAGGGAAGTTTTCTGCTACTATAAGTTGGGTCCTAATAAATGGATCatcttttttgcttttgacAAATTTCTTAGGCTCGTTGGACTCAAGCCTATTGTGAATATCTTTAGGACCTGTTATAATTTGATTGGTGGCACCGACAATGACAACGATGTCTACTAGTTTTTTACCTTTGCCAACAGACCTAATAGACTCATGAATGGGACTTTGCAGGGCAAGCATGTCCAAGTCAAGAAGTAGAGGGGGAGGTGACTGATAATAAGATATAATAGGACGGTCAATCCAAGAGATGAGATGATAGAGATCTGGGGTTGTGCCCACTACTAAAGATTGTCCCTTATTGAAATGAGCAACAATCTCCATCTGAGCTCGACTGGGAAAGAGACATATGCTATATTGGCTCAGACCTTAACTGAGTACGAGATCAATGAGATGGCCAAATGGCATTTATCAAGCCCTATTGTAAAGTAAACAacttcttatatttgttttgtgcATCTAAATATTATTCTCTTTGTGAAGGGTTAACAATTGAAAGGGAAGAAGAGTTTTTAGTAGGGTCTGTGTTTGGGAGGGAAACTTCATCCCTCAACTTGTCTAGAGTTAGGATTGAAACGAATATGGAAAATGACCTCATCAATATGGGTGAGCTTCTTTTCaccattaatataataatgatagTTGACCTCTCTTAAATTCATCGCGAGTGTTGTTGCCTACTTCAAGAAAAGGAGGGTCTCCACCCCTATAGAGGCTAATGTTGTAGTCAATGACCTCTTTAGCTACTGGAACTTCTGCACATGGTGCTCTTCTATGAGTTGAACAGCCTTGGCTCGAGGATATTTTTGCTAACTTCATCTTTAATCGAGCCCACTACACTTTCCTTACCTTAATCCAGGAGGAAACATGGGCCATAAAGGTTATCCTTGGTAAGAGGTCCAATCTTGGGGTCGATGGCTTAGAGGTGGTGAAAAGTCTGAAGAGGTTTTTGAATATTCCTTTAGACATCTAAGTGATGTCTAATGAGAGCTACAATCATTATTTGGCCTTTGCTGGACAAATGCCCTCCACATAAGAAACTTTgactttttctaatattattattttgttttatttttattgtttttaacaaTCATCATTTATCTTTGTTAGACTTTCATGTTATGCGCCCACTTTAATAGGCGTTGGCAATTTGAGAGGAGCCAAGTGAGAGAGGTCATCATCAAGCATAAGGCAAACCAGATTGCTCTTCAAAGGCTGAGATTGAGAAGGTTATGGTGAAGGCTAAACTGAGAGAGCTCAAGATAACCTATACGATGTTGACGAATGACATGAGAGATCGGTCCTTCGGCTGAAATAAAAAGGAGCTTCGTATAACTCATATTAAAATAGCCTTTTTGAAGTAAGGAATGACTGAGATAAAGGCATCTCATGATGCTTTGAAGGCTGAGCTCCTTACAACTAGAAAGGAAGCCCAAAGGTCTCGTATGAGGATAAACTATAAGGAACTCTCCCGAGGAGTTCCAAGAGATGTTTGCAGGGCCTACATAACTAACCGAGATAGTTAGAGACAAGATTTCCCTTGCCATATccaacttgtattttttttaacctgttAAGGGGAATTTAAATGGACTTTGATGTTGCATTCCATCTGGTCCCATGTTTGACTTTGTTGATGTATTCCCTACTAGAGTTTCAATTGTCCAACATGGAGTTTACCTTGCAGAGGAGCCTGACCTCGATGTTTTGGCCTTAGCTCCCTACCTCATTGGCATTGTACACAACCCCGATCCTGTGGggtttttcattatataatgattatttatattttgttaaatttggtattttattcatttttcattcatgtttaaatttgatgttctttatgagattgagataactatataaaaagcaaatcaaaacagattgtgaagctcaattctcaatcaatctattgttgaatgatgaaattgaaaaaaaaaaccaatataaaaaagaacacaatAAACAACTCGAGTCTATCCGTGTTAACTTGCAAAACTTGTATCATAAGACcagaataacctcatagaagaaaatcaaaataaattataaaacctaattcttaatcagcttaatgttgaaggatgtaataaaaaaagtcaattaaaaaaaaactctggtTAACCaggttaacttatcaaatccGCAACACGGATTATAAGATTGAGatgactttataaaaaataaattataacaaatCGTAAAGTTCAATCTCTAATaactcaaatattaaaggataaaattaaaaaatatatttaaaaaaaacagtactgccatgaataatattttgtgaatcaccatttcttttattttttattaaaaaataaaccataacaaattataaaacttaatctctaataatttaaatataaaaaaaattaaaaaaaatactatcataataaataatattttgtatggTAATTTATGGTAAAAGATACATctcttttaggttttgtttttaaaattgttaatgTGTTAATAATTGTTAAATGTTAGTATTAATAATTTGCATCTCTGGTTTTTTAATTCCCGCCGCCATTAGGCCGATTTGTCTTGTAATTATTTTTGGAGCACTTTCAAATTACTCGGATTTTTTCCCCCTGAAAAAGGCTAGGATAAACCGCTCTGCGAGGGACATTTGACGCGCCAGTTTATCAGTTGTTTCAAAAGAAGCAGCTCTTTTTCTCCATCTCTCTCACTGTACTTGTCTCGTCCCCCACTCCCTCTCCTTGCCAATCTGACGCACAGCCATCCGGCTCCCTCCGCCGGCCAGATTACCCACGTTGAGGTGTGTTATTTCTCGTTTTTGGGTTTCTGAATTGGGTTcttttttccaaactttctatttgcaatttataaaaagttaatctctttctttttatttttcaattgaacaCAATGGGGCCAAAACCATGTTCGTTTTCTCTCCAACCAAACACCAAAAAAGGCACCGTCAAAAACCCATTTCTccattttctctaattttccAGCGCTGTTGCCTTTTTCATTCTATAAAAATGGGATTTCTTTCCCAAGATTATTTCTTTGTATATGTAAAGCTTTTATTGATGTTATATGTGTACTTTTTTCGTTTCTTTTTGGGTTTATGAGGGATTGAAAGATTCTCATTAATTCATATACTGATAAATTAAGTGAGGAAGgattttgttttcccttttgctTTTAGGTcaagtgttttcttttctgataGTTTGAGGGAAATGTATGCGAGAAAGGGATATGAACTAATTAAAGACCTTGCCAATGGTGAAAAGGGACAGCTTCAACCTTTCAATGTGAgcaaagttttttgttttattttatggcATATTCAATTACCTATTTTCTGTGACAATTTTATTGGGCAAGAAGTGGTTTGGATTAGTTCATCTGTTATTGTAACAATATATGTTATTTAAGTGATGTGATATTGTTTTGTAGGAAGATTTGTTTAATCAAGTTGTTGATCAATGTAGTCAGCACTACCTTGAGCTTCAGGCTTTGATAAGGTACTCCCCATTTTAGCTCATCTTTTGGAAATGCTCGAATgtatattttctttcctttttaatttttgtttcttttagctGTGCATCGCTGGTCATGAAGTAGCGATGATACTTTATTAGTTATTGACTGCTAGAAAAATCTACAGTAAAAGAATTTGCTACATTTAGGTGCCGCtactattttaatttgttggtgTAATGGATTAAGCTCTAGTCTTATTTACACAGTGCCCCCCATGAAATTTGTTGTGGGAGTCCTTATCACTTCAACTTAAATGATCAGTTTGGTTTGAATTTTCAAAGACCTAAAGTTTCTGCTATTAGAACACATTGAGTTATGATCTAACAGATGCATCAATACATACTTAAGTTTATATGGACACATGAAATTAAGTTTTACCTGATGCTCTTTTGGCTCCTACTCTGGTTCAACCTTTGAATTACGGTCAAGTTGGTGAAGTCTAGAGGGAAGCAGTGCTTGTATTTCATAATATTCAGTTCCATGCATTTGGTACCTGGGATTTCAGGTTTCTAGTGTGGATTAGTATTAGTTTTTCATGGAATTTTTAGTAGCATACTCATGCTTGCAGATTGTAACCCACGTTTCCCTTTGGAAAAGAGGATATCATGCAATTGATAATATCTATTACAACTTTGTTGCATATCATTGATTTTCTGTAAATACCCATCAGTTACTATAATTATTTGTCTTGATTTTACcattagaaagaacaagaattGCTCTGTTACATGGGAGAATTGGTTTGGACAAATTTCTCTGGTATGGGAAGAGAGCAGGCTTGTTATATCATTCATACACCTACGCAGGGCCAATGTGCctttactttttaataaagACCTTCCTTGTCAGTGTATGGGCCTACATGTGTAACCATACGGAATTACTTCTCTGTGATCAATTGCTGGAAGAATTTCAATCTATATGGCCGCTTGGTCTTATCTTAACCAGTTGTTTGCCTCCTTTCcatcttcctctctctctctctctcttgcaaTTTTGTATGCaatgctaaaatatatattgttcttCTCCTGCTTAATTTATTGACTTGCTATGGCAATAGGAAAATGCAGGAAGAAAGTGTGGATGTGAGAGAAACTAGAAATGCAGAGCACTATGGGGCACTCATCCACCACCTTTCTTTAATTCGCAACAAGCGTTGCTTAATGGCTTACGTGTGAGTATCTCGAAATCCTTGTTCTATTTCATGACCCTACTCTTTCTAGTGAGTTCCTTTGTTGAGGTTTGTCTCATCTTCAGCTCTTTTGGCTCATGGTTTATATCCTTGCAGGCACAACCGAGCAGAAATTATACAAAGTTTTGCTTGGAAGGTTGGGCTTGAGCTTCTTGAGCTCCCAGAAGAAGTTCAAGAGAAGCTCAGTCTTTCAGAGAAAAACTATTTTGGGAAGCATTCTGCTGCTTTGCAATCATACATGGCAGAAGTGGGAATTGATTTGAATGTGGTAAGCTCTCTTTCTGTTTCTCTCAGAATATTGACTTGATGCATTCAGAGTTTCAGACTAATAATGGTTGCTGgtgcaacaaaaaaataattgaaattgtttGGAAAATTTTATTGTGTTACCAGTGGCTAACAACTTCTCCCTATAAATAGGAAATGAGCCTTTCTTTTGACATGGAATGCTGTTTTTTATATCTGGTCGGCTCATGGCTGACATATCCATTTCTTTCCCTTGTTTTGGTGGTTTAGCTCTTACCAACAAAAGGCTCTAACATTTCTCGATCTTTCTGTGGATGCAAGTCTTGTATCACTTTAATGTTATTGCCAGTCTTAAAAATTAAGTTGCGTGTTCCCAAAAAAGTATATTCCATTTCGTTTTGTTAGCATTACTAAGGAAACTCATCCTTGAGTGGCCAAATGCTATAATTTATgggtgaaaaataaaagatgcatGAATCTTAGACTGATTATGATATGAAAACCCATGTCCAAAATTAAACTTGCAGATTTGTTTTCTAGGGTCCTTGGACGGACCATGTCTCTTTACTGAAAGATGGGTGATAATGTATCACTATGCAGTGGTAGCCTTGGCTGATGAAGAAGGATATGAAGCATATAACTCAATAGAAGAGAGTATATGACTCAACTAGCAAGATGGAGCAATAATTTACCAATTGGATATGCTTGACAAAAGTTCAGCatgatagtatatttttttagtcaaaatccaaatggttttttaaaagtttattaattGTGTTCTGTTCCCATCTTACAAAGACGAGCATTATCTTATCCACAAGTGTGCTTGAGAAGGTAAGAGGTTGTTCAGAAACATATTAATACTCTTAGCTTTTTTATTAGACTTTTTTGCCGAATGTAATATTCTCCATCCAAAAAACTGGAAAAttagtttttcatattttcaaatttgtACTAAGtttagaaaacatattttagaGGTTCTCcatagtttttctttacaagttttttactatttttcaaaaaaaaaaaagacatgaacaatacaattttattttatatacacaAGTAGTTTTTAGCAatgtaaaagattaaaattatgtttttttatatattttttcatatttagttaGTGTCTAGTTAgtgtcataaatttaatttttataaaaaaatgaatatgattttttttagtttacaatataattttttcatgataatttttaatttgaatgataaaaaattaatattatacgATTAGATTATTACGAAATGttaaatgattattataaatCATGGTTTGATGtattccttttttattatgaaaaaaaatcatcttcattCTCAATAAATGAACacgttttcaatttttcattgaaaaaaaaactgaaaacaggaaagaaaaataattttctgcaAGTGAACAGATACTGAGGGTTTCTCTGCCAGAGGAAGACCTGACCGGATCTTCAGTAGTCATATAGCTCAGGTTTAGCCATCATGATGGTCTTAAGCAAAGTATTGGAGCTTTTTATTTGCAAGGGTCGGTGCTAGTCAGCGCAGAAGCAAGGATATTATAAGATCAAAAATCCATCAAAGGAAGTCATGGTTATATTAGCTTCTAAGGTTAtatatgtagtttttttaatcagTAGACACTACTTTTTAAGAAGCATCAATACATCTGGCACTAATATGCGAAATTCAGCATGTATATCTTTAGCAGTTTTTTACTGGTTTGAGAAATATAAACAGTGAGAAATTGTCTTCTAAACTGATTACAGTTTCGTGTTCGAATTGTTTCACTTCACATGCTTACCTAGATTTTGATGGCTGAGGTTATTGTGCATGGCAGGATATGGTTCCGCCCAAAGATCCATACATCAAGGTGAGAGTCCTTGATGATATGGGTGAAGGGATATTACTAAGTGATAAGACAGCCAATCTTGCTCGCCATTCGATGCACTTTCTTAAACGAACTGATGCTGAGCAGTACATTGCACGGGTGGGTTGTCATGGTGACTTGGTTAGCTGAAATTGTCTTCTTACATTTTGTTCTTGAACCCACTTGAATTTCacttttttccttgtttgatCAACAGGGCTTGATGGAAGAGCTTACAGGCTGACATTGATGCAGGAGTTTCCCAGACAATCTCAATGACGATGGAGTTTCAAATGTGAACGTGGACCTGCTCTTTAAATTGCCACAGCTCAATGCACCGTTACGATACCTGCTAACACTGTGAGAGAATTATAGTTCTGGGTTATGATGGTTCCATAGCTTTGtagaaattttttcaaatttccgGATGTTTATTTGTGGCTATTCATTTAGCCtgaacattataatttttaatgcaaCTCTATCGGAGCATGATCATTCCAGATCCTGACTATGTTGTGGCCTTTTGCGATGAAGGTTTAGGGTTCCGACTTTTTACTACGCCTGAAGAGTTGATTCCGTTTATCAGCATTGCTTTAGCCAATCCAAATTCTGATAAATTCCATGTTTTAACTGGTTGATCTGACGTAACTTCCAACCTAGCTTCCATTGTCCAATTCTTTTCCCGAAT
The Populus nigra chromosome 3, ddPopNigr1.1, whole genome shotgun sequence genome window above contains:
- the LOC133689040 gene encoding uncharacterized protein LOC133689040: MYARKGYELIKDLANGEKGQLQPFNEDLFNQVVDQCSQHYLELQALIRKMQEESVDVRETRNAEHYGALIHHLSLIRNKRCLMAYVHNRAEIIQSFAWKVGLELLELPEEVQEKLSLSEKNYFGKHSAALQSYMAEVGIDLNVDMVPPKDPYIKVRVLDDMGEGILLSDKTANLARHSMHFLKRTDAEQYIARGLMEELTG